One window of the Lusitaniella coriacea LEGE 07157 genome contains the following:
- a CDS encoding pentapeptide repeat-containing protein has protein sequence MEDFAKYYRVLGLEPGASLEEVNQAYKDLVFVWHPDRIPQDNERLQNKAHEKLQAINEAREKLRSSQTSQNGAARSRYSQTQTSNGNGYGYSSQQTRSRTATNGYSNGSSSYRYSQTSNGYGYSQQARGTSRQSQAYNNYSQDPRNYSAYPRDRAPRYTEQRTTSPPKTPRQSRPDLSDADLSGMDLKEKDLSRRNLSRANLSHADLSDGFLHQVNFEEANLYKAKLFRANLLEANLRNANLQEANLVGADLSGADLSGANLKGAKMGSENKWFVKMTGTILTGAILPDGTRYSR, from the coding sequence ATGGAAGATTTTGCGAAATACTATAGAGTGCTAGGATTGGAGCCTGGAGCCTCTCTAGAAGAGGTCAATCAGGCTTATAAAGACTTGGTTTTTGTCTGGCATCCCGACCGCATTCCTCAAGACAACGAGCGCTTGCAAAATAAGGCACACGAGAAACTTCAAGCGATTAATGAGGCGCGGGAGAAGTTGCGTTCTTCTCAAACTTCCCAAAATGGAGCGGCGCGATCGCGGTATTCTCAAACTCAAACGTCGAATGGGAATGGCTACGGGTATTCTTCGCAACAAACGCGCTCTAGAACTGCTACCAACGGCTACAGCAATGGCAGTTCGTCCTATCGCTATTCTCAGACATCGAACGGCTACGGCTACTCCCAGCAGGCGAGAGGCACCTCTCGGCAGTCCCAAGCCTATAACAACTATTCCCAAGATCCCAGAAATTATAGCGCCTATCCGCGCGATCGCGCGCCTCGCTACACCGAACAACGCACCACCTCCCCACCCAAAACCCCTCGCCAATCTAGACCCGATTTGAGCGACGCAGATTTAAGCGGTATGGATTTAAAGGAAAAAGACCTTTCTCGCCGCAATTTGAGTCGCGCTAATTTAAGCCATGCGGATTTAAGCGATGGTTTTTTGCATCAAGTCAACTTTGAAGAAGCAAATCTTTACAAAGCAAAGCTCTTTCGCGCCAATTTGCTCGAAGCGAATCTCAGGAATGCCAATTTACAAGAAGCGAATTTAGTCGGTGCAGATTTAAGCGGTGCGGATTTGAGCGGCGCAAACTTGAAAGGTGCAAAAATGGGTTCGGAAAATAAGTGGTTTGTCAAAATGACAGGGACGATCTTAACTGGAGCAATTTTACCCGATGGAACCCGATATTCTCGCTGA
- a CDS encoding Uma2 family endonuclease: MRLELKRFHILPGHKVNLQDVTWQEFEEILRELGEHRSARVAYNRGLLEIMTPLPGHEADKLFITNFIEILLEELDIDFYPLSSTTFKNELMHQDIEPDNCFYIKHEAAVRGKNCLDSTIDPPPDLALEIDVTSRTHRSIYQTLGVPELWRFEKGKLQINTLKEEKYIEVKNSPTFPKFPLVDAIPLYLSRVKAEGRNRTMKALRVWVREQN; the protein is encoded by the coding sequence GTGCGGTTAGAACTCAAACGGTTTCATATTCTCCCAGGACATAAGGTAAATTTACAAGATGTCACTTGGCAAGAGTTTGAGGAGATTTTGCGGGAGTTAGGCGAACATCGTAGCGCGCGAGTTGCTTACAATCGCGGACTATTAGAAATCATGACCCCTCTACCCGGACACGAAGCCGATAAATTATTTATTACTAACTTCATTGAGATTTTGCTCGAAGAACTCGATATTGACTTTTATCCCTTGAGTTCAACAACTTTTAAAAATGAGCTAATGCACCAAGACATTGAGCCAGATAACTGTTTTTATATCAAACATGAAGCCGCAGTAAGAGGTAAGAACTGCTTAGATTCAACAATAGATCCGCCGCCAGATTTAGCATTGGAAATTGATGTTACTTCTCGCACCCATCGGAGTATTTACCAAACTTTGGGAGTTCCCGAATTGTGGCGTTTTGAGAAAGGCAAGTTACAGATTAATACTTTAAAAGAGGAGAAGTATATCGAGGTAAAAAATAGTCCAACTTTCCCAAAATTCCCCCTAGTTGATGCAATTCCCCTGTATTTGAGTCGGGTGAAGGCAGAAGGAAGGAATAGGACAATGAAAGCGCTTAGAGTTTGGGTAAGGGAGCAAAATTAA